The following coding sequences lie in one Methylotuvimicrobium alcaliphilum 20Z genomic window:
- a CDS encoding YraN family protein: MLNPFKAKHLVSGESAEEKAHRFLIEQGLQPVARNFRCRLGELDLIMKDGEALVIIEVRYRKSDRFGSALESVTPRKQSRIIAATRFYLSRHPSPCPIRFDVVAVSGNANIDWIKNAFLT, from the coding sequence TTGTTAAATCCATTCAAAGCCAAACACCTGGTCAGCGGCGAATCTGCCGAGGAGAAAGCTCACCGCTTTCTTATCGAGCAAGGCCTGCAACCGGTGGCCCGTAACTTTCGCTGCCGTTTGGGAGAACTGGATTTGATCATGAAAGACGGCGAAGCGCTGGTAATTATCGAAGTCCGCTACCGTAAATCCGACCGTTTCGGCAGTGCTTTGGAAAGCGTCACCCCGCGAAAACAATCGCGCATCATTGCCGCCACACGGTTCTATTTATCACGACACCCGTCGCCTTGTCCGATACGCTTCGACGTTGTTGCCGTTTCCGGCAACGCCAATATCGATTGGATAAAAAACGCCTTTTTAACTTGA
- a CDS encoding SIS domain-containing protein: MLQERITLHFNESLQTLQDTLAGLGETIGFASQKLVTAILNDNKILVCGNGACAANAGQFSAAMLNRLERERPALPAIALTADTAVITSIAADYHFDDIFAKQVKALGQSEDILLVFSSNGNPANILKAVTAAHDKNISVIALTGHDGGMLAPILNTSDIEIRVPSSNDSRIRETHLLISHCLCDLIDHQIFGSL, from the coding sequence ATGTTACAAGAACGAATTACCCTGCATTTCAACGAAAGCCTACAAACTCTACAAGATACTTTGGCCGGTCTCGGCGAAACGATTGGATTCGCCTCACAAAAACTAGTGACGGCGATATTAAACGACAACAAAATCCTAGTCTGCGGTAACGGCGCTTGTGCCGCAAATGCCGGACAGTTTTCGGCGGCGATGCTAAACCGCCTGGAACGCGAGCGCCCGGCCTTACCGGCAATTGCGTTGACTGCCGACACCGCCGTTATTACCTCGATTGCTGCGGATTACCATTTCGACGACATCTTCGCCAAACAAGTCAAGGCCCTTGGCCAAAGCGAAGATATCTTGCTGGTCTTTTCCAGTAACGGCAACCCGGCCAATATTCTCAAAGCCGTTACCGCCGCACACGACAAAAATATATCGGTGATCGCATTGACCGGGCATGATGGCGGTATGCTGGCACCTATCTTAAATACCTCGGATATTGAGATCCGGGTCCCCTCCAGTAACGACAGCCGGATCCGAGAAACGCACTTATTGATTAGTCACTGCTTATGCGATCTGATCGATCACCAAATATTCGGAAGCCTTTAA
- a CDS encoding DUF5610 domain-containing protein, which produces MEIKTEPFGQTVSSMAKDPSHKSEGPFGQKISELAQAKKSETSAAEAKTELNRSILQTSLDVSLSAGNEPMALLFKTALEGINDALKADFGDNAIQKAYEDGVDVSPEATAGRIVQMSTAFFERYHANHSDLSIEEALESFVELIGKGIDKGFGEARNILQGLNVLGGSIADNIDKTYDLVQEGLKAFVENYQSARE; this is translated from the coding sequence ATGGAGATCAAAACAGAACCGTTCGGCCAGACGGTAAGTTCCATGGCCAAAGACCCTTCCCATAAAAGCGAAGGGCCATTCGGGCAAAAAATATCCGAATTAGCTCAAGCTAAAAAATCCGAAACCTCGGCTGCTGAAGCCAAAACCGAATTAAACCGTTCGATCTTGCAAACTTCGCTCGATGTCAGTTTAAGCGCCGGTAACGAGCCGATGGCTCTATTATTCAAGACCGCGCTCGAAGGCATTAATGACGCGCTCAAAGCCGATTTCGGCGACAATGCCATTCAAAAAGCTTACGAAGATGGCGTGGATGTTTCTCCGGAAGCCACCGCCGGGCGCATCGTGCAAATGAGCACCGCTTTTTTCGAGCGTTATCACGCTAATCACAGCGACCTCAGTATCGAAGAAGCATTGGAATCGTTCGTCGAACTGATCGGCAAAGGCATCGACAAAGGCTTCGGTGAAGCTCGCAATATTTTGCAAGGACTCAACGTACTGGGAGGAAGCATTGCTGATAATATTGATAAAACTTATGACTTGGTCCAGGAAGGACTGAAAGCATTCGTTGAAAATTATCAGTCTGCCAGAGAGTAA